One region of Oryza sativa Japonica Group chromosome 5, ASM3414082v1 genomic DNA includes:
- the LOC4338548 gene encoding putative E3 ubiquitin-protein ligase LIN-1: MPTATTAMAVPPHSSICSLIAFLHHHIRALLADRDALLAARARCLALLDPPGAGGAAHDDGDGDVLAALRHAADALTAGADAGGLDGAEAALQGPALLPEEGETGGLDNRRVAACAYFYLALVRAAQGDAWQMAMHFLQAVVVSPAAVAGAGAGGGLAPRALWDGLFDGAVLARAGGASEDDAARRAARRYKDWLIYYKVVAGAPASGGGGGGCIQFGRSVSSVIPKWPEFSEDGTIHSIDQEEKCRAFDSNCGDHDSFAELKDFLNCEDPDLQEDTKGSSDSRCLHEMLEEYQSDSPVSFYSHLDSSEESDNEEVSHDKGRSAKVMPIDTVFLSTKLHGRSIQNKNLTWCTSPENAMIYTPESPLYQVDDCDMKQNDLQSSRSQCSANSLSNSVLNINKADSYSTSNYFNKDGMFPQCTPKHDLRCFSNFSTKFMKRSALSDIVSRGSMSRKFKAFSQSDEWSDVSSRWGKESQVDFLERFEKAVSKLLVSDGLESYLDAGSEVTTIWHLLNSSSEVRYKSSARQDILDQLLDSISTSKKDKVIRASVYVLLLMLSEDRNAMRGIKRKEFHLSNLASALKRDVHEAAILIYLLDPSPLQIKNLELLPSLLHVACNSDTKKWPAVLPLTPTSASIALIEILVTAFDYVTNNVHLGAISSPHILSKLVDVAKNNNLEEGVALAAILVRCVRLNGNCKKFLSQATPVEPFLHLVRRKEHRAKCAALEYFHEILQIPRSAANSLLQEIKKLGGIAIMHTLMACLHQTEPEHRVLAANLLLQLDMLDKPDGKSVFRDEAMEVLLDSLSSQENCTVQALAASFLCNLGGTYSWSGESYTAAWLAKKAGLTSTSHRNMIRNIDWVDPCLQDTEIGPWSSKSARTIIRTGVPVLRALAKGIQSKAKGTSHDCLVCAAWLGSELAALGENNMRYSACEILLHDIARHLHPGFELDERLLACMSLYTYTSGKGKQKLMGLSEGSRESLRRLSSFTWMAEELLQVTDYYLPSKPRVSCVHTQILEIGQPGNGAATAIIFFGGQLFVGYSSGTIRAWDIKGQRAVVIREVKEHKRAVTCFALSDTGENLLSGSADKSIRVWKMAQRKLECVEVIQIREAVEQFEIYNDKIIVLTPNNVLKFSYSSRSTQTFYKSKHVKSLAVAHGKAYLGCTDLSIQELDVAVGSKIEIRAPTRSWRIRKQPISSIVVYKDWMYCAGTQVEGSTIKDWKKRCKPTMTMAISKGTNVEAMAVVEDFIYLNCDKSPSIIQIWLRENQQKVGRLSAGNKITSMFTANDIIFCGTETGLIKAWIPF; the protein is encoded by the exons atgccgacggcgacgacggcaatgGCGGTGCCGCCGCACTCCTCCATCTGCTCCCTCATTGCCTTCCTCCACCACCACATCCGCGCCCTCCTCGCCGACCGTGAcgcgctcctcgccgcgcgcgcccgcTGCCTGGCCTTGCTCGACcctcccggcgccggcggcgccgcgcacgacgacggcgacggcgacgtcctcgccgcgctccgccaCGCCGCGGACGCGctcaccgccggcgccgacgcgggcgggctcgacggcgcggaggcggcgctgcaGGGGCCGGCGCTGctgccggaggagggggagacgGGCGGGCTGGACAACCGGCGCGTCGCGGCGTGCGCCTACTTCTACCTCGCCCTGGTGCGCGCGGCGCAGGGGGACGCGTGGCagatggccatgcacttcctcCAGGCCGTCGTCGTGTCCCccgccgcggtggccggcgccggcgccggcggaggcctcgcgccgcgcgcgctcTGGGACGGGCTGTTCGACGGCGCCGTGCtggcgcgcgccggcggcgccagcgaggacgacgcggcgcggcgggcggcgaggcggtacAAGGACTGGCTCATCTACTACAAGGTGGTCGCCggcgcgccggcgagcggcggcggcggcggcgg GTGCATTCAGTTTGGAAGATCTGTGAGCTCTGTCATTCCGAAATGGCCGGAGTTTTCAGAG GATGGGACAATCCACTCAATTGATCAAGAAGAAAAGTGCAGAGCCTTCGACTCCAACTGTGGCGATCATGATAGCTTCGCTGAGCTGAAGGATTTTCTCAACTGTGAGGATCCAGACCTTCAAGAAGATACCAAGGGGAGCTCTGACAGCAGGTGCCTACATGAAATGCTTGAGGAATACCAGTCAGATTCACCTGTTTCCTTCTACTCACACCTTGATTCTAGTGAAGAAAGTGACAACGAG GAGGTTTCACATGACAAAGGGAGGTCAGCAAAGGTTATGCCTATTGATACAGTTTTCTTGTCAACTAAACTCCATGGAAG ATCAATTCAGAATAAGAATCTGACATGGTGCACTTCTCCTGAAAATGCAATGATTTACACTCCTGAATCTCCACTCTACCAAGTTGATGACTGTGATATGAAACAAAACGACCTACAATCGAGCAGATCGCAGTGCTCAGCGAATAGTCTATCGAATTCAGTcctaaatataaataaagcagACTCATACTCAACATCCAACTATTTCAACAAGGATGGCATGTTTCCACAATGCACGCCAAAGCATGATCTCAGATGCTTCAGCAACTTCTCAACCAAatttatgaagagaagtgcTCTATCTGACATAGTCTCCCGAGGAAGCATGAGCAGGAAATTCAAGGCTTTCTCACAGAGTGATGAGTGGAGCGATGTCAGCTCACGCTGGGGGAAGGAAAGCCAGGTAGACTTTCTTGAGAGGTTTGAGAAGGCGGTGTCGAAATTACTGGTTTCAGATGGGCTAGAGAGCTACCTGGATGCAGGTTCGGAAGTTACAACCATATGGCACTTGCTGAATAGTTCTTCTGAGGTGAGATACAAATCATCAGCACGGCAAGACATCCTCGACCAACTTCTTGACAGCATTTCGACATCTAAAAAGGATAAAGTGATCAGGGCATCAGTTTATGTTCTCCTGCTTATGCTATCTGAAGATAGGAATGCAATGAGAGGCATCAAGAGAAAGGAGTTCCATTTATCCAATCTAGCCAGTGCATTGAAGAGAGATGTGCATGAGGCAGCCATTTTGATATACTTGTTGGATCCTTCACCTTTACAGATCAAAAACTTAGAGTTGTTACCTTCACTTCTACATGTTGCTTGTAATTCAGACACCAAAAAGTGGCCTGCGGTGCTTCCATTGACCCCGACATCAGCATCAATAGCACTCATTGAGATCTTGGTGACAGCATTCGACTATGTAACAAACAACGTCCACTTGGGTGCCATCAGCTCTCCTCATATTCTATCTAAGCTTGTTGATGTTGCAAAGAATAACAACTTGGAAGAAGGTGTGGCCCTGGCAGCTATTCTCGTCAGGTGTGTACGGCTTAATGGAAACTGCAAGAAGTTCTTGTCACAGGCTACTCCAGTGGAACCGTTCCTTCACCTTGTAAGACGAAAAGAACACCGTGCCAAGTGTGCCGCTCTTGAATACTTCCATGAGATTCTTCAAATTCCTCG GTCTGCAGCGAACTCCCTGCTGCAAGAAATAAAGAAGCTAGGAGGCATTGCCATTATGCATACATTGATGGCCTGCCTCCATCAAACTGAACCTGAACACAGGGTTTTAGCAGCTAATCTTCTTCTCCAATTGGATATGCTG GACAAACCAGATGGTAAAAGTGTATTCAGGGATGAAGCAATGGAAGTCCTGTTGGATTCCCTATCATCCCAAGAAAACTGCACCGTTCAGGCATTAGCAGCATCTTTCCTTTGTAATCTAGGAGGAACTTATTCCTGGTCAGGGGAATCATATACTGCTGCATGGCTCGCAAAGAAAGCAGGACTCACATCAACATCTCACAGAAATATGATCAGAAATATCGACTGGGTTGATCCTTGCCTGCAG GACACAGAAATAGGTCCATGGAGCAGTAAATCTGCACGGACAATTATCAGAACAGGAGTACCAGTTCTCCGTGCTTTGGCCAAAGGAATACAAAGCAAGGCGAAGGGAACCTCGCATGATTGCCTTGTATGTGCTGCATGGCTTGGAAGCGAGCTGGCTGCTCTCGGTGAAAATAACATGAGATATTCTGCTTGCGAGATCTTGTTACATGACATAGCCAGACACTTGCACCCAGGGTTTGAGCTTGATGAAAGACTTCTAGCATGCATGTCTCTCTACACTTACACCTCTGGAAAAG GGAAGCAGAAGTTGATGGGCTTGTCAGAGGGTTCACGAGAATCTCTAAGGAGGCTGTCATCATTCACATGGATGGCTGAAGAGTTGCTTCAAGTTACAGATTATTATCTTCCCAGCAAGCCA CGTGTATCATGTGTTCATACACAGATATTGGAAATCGGTCAACCTGGCAATGGAGCAGCAACCGCTATAATATTCTTCGGAGGGCAGCTCTTTGTTGGTTATTCTAGTGGCACCATCAGG GCATGGGATATAAAAGGCCAAAGAGCAGTAGTCATAAGAGAGGTTAAAGAGCACAAGAGAGCAGTTACATGTTTTGCACTATCAGACACTGGAGAAAATCTCTTGAGCGGGTCAGCTGACAAGTCAATTAGA GTATGGAAAATGGCGCAACGCAAGCTCGAATGTGTAGAGGTAATTCAAATAAGAGAAGCTGTGGAGCAATTTGAAATTTACAATGACAAAATCATTGTGCTTACACCGAACAACGTTCTTAAG TTCTCTTACTCATCAAGAAGCACCCAGACATTTTACAAGAGCAAGCATGTCAAATCTCTAGCTGTGGCTCATGGCAAAGCTTATCTTGGTTGCACAGACTTGAGTATACAG gAATTAGACGTAGCAGTGGGGTCAAAAATCGAGATAAGAGCACCTACAAGAAGCTGGCGAATTAGGAAACAACCCATTAGTTCCATTGTAGTATATAAAGATTGGATGTACTGTGCTGGTACTCAAGTGGAAGGATCCACCATAAAG GACTGGAAGAAGCGATGCAAACCTACAATGACGATGGCGATATCAAAGGGAACAAATGTAGAGGCAATGGCAGTGGTGGAGGACTTCATCTACCTGAACTGCGACAAAAGCCCTAGTATCATTCAG ATATGGTTGAGAGAGAATCAGCAGAAAGTAGGGAGGCTATCTGCAGGGAACAAGATCACGAGCATGTTCACCGCAAATGACATTATTTTCTGCGGGACTGAAACCGGATTAATCAAG GCATGGATCCCTTTCTGA
- the LOC4338549 gene encoding mitochondrial zinc maintenance protein 1, mitochondrial, with protein sequence MAAAAAAEGLAAYRAVLRAARRTFAGDRLMLAESAVEIRRRFEEHRGLAPGSGEAARALSDAREAAHFITHMIVQAQRAPSGSFVVKPEKEHAGATLEVPSEEILSKLK encoded by the exons atggcggcggcggcggcggcggagggcctgGCGGCGTACAGGGCGGTgctgcgggcggcgcggcggacgttcGCCGGCGACAGGCTGATGCTGGCGGAGTCCGCCGTGGAGATCCGGCGCCGCTTCGAGGAGCACCGGGGCCTCGCGCCGGgctccggcgaggccgcccgcgccctctccGACGCCCGCGAGGCCGCGCACTTCATCACCCACATGATCGTCCAGGCCCAGCGCGCCCCCTCCGGATCCTTCG TTGTAAAACCTGAGAAGGAACATGCTGGAGCTACATTGGAGGTTCCTTCTGAGGAAATCCTGTCTAAGTTGAAATAG